Below is a genomic region from Candidatus Liberimonas magnetica.
GAGCTCTTTGTCTATGACCTCAACACTTCGGAAGTTTCAAGGCTTACTTACGGCAAAGCAAGGCAGGAAAGCCCTTCATTTTCTCCTGATGGCAGGTTTATTACATATTCTTCCACAATAAATTCAAAAAGCGAGATATACGTGATGGCAGTTGACGGTTCCGGCGTAAGGAAGTTAACAGACCTGCCCGGCTCATCTACCACCCCGAGCTGGTCACCCTGAATTTTCTGCAGCCGCCATTCATTGAGAGCGCGGATGCCGGTGAAGAAGGCCTCAAAGACGGTAAAGAAATTTTATATAGGAGACATAAAATGCTAAGAATATTTTTAGTATCGCTGTTTTTTGCAGGTTCAAGTTTGCTTTTTGCGGAAGATATGAAAACCCCTGCGCCTTCCAGCACAAAGAACGTTTCTTTTGATGTCTTTGTTTCAACGAACATAAAGAAAATAAAAGGGCTTGAAAAAGAGACCCGTAAAAAATTGCTTGATAAAGATGCCTCTATAAGAAGAAATACCGTTCTCGGTCTTGCCGTAAAAGGAAAGACCGGATACCTCCCCGCGTTATTTGCGATGCTCTATGACCAGGATATAGCTGTCCAGCGTGCTTCAGTTATGGCCATCACTTCTATAGGAGAAGAAAAAGCCGCAAAGTACCTTATAGACAAATTCAATATGACCGGCGAGTTAAACATCCAGAACGCGATAATAACGGCATTAGGAGAACTAAAAAGTACGGCATCCCTGCCGTTCCTTGGGGCTTTGTTAAAGGATTCATACCCCGGATTCAGGCATGAATCGCTGAAATCAATTGCTATGATAAATGACCCCGGGACCTACCCGCTGATAGCCGAAATGATAAATGATGAATCGGAAGGCATAAAGATTACAGCTGCAAATCTTTCGGCAGAACTGAATATCCCGGATTCTATCCCGCTGCTTTTAAAAAACCTTGACCATTCGGTTTCGATCGTACGTACCGCTTGTGCAAACGCTTTAGGAAAACTTGGAAACGAGGATTCCATAGAAGGCTTGAAAAAACTTCTTAAGGACAAGGACGAACAGGTTAAAAATGCGGCCGAGGCCGCGATACAAAGTATAAAGGAACGGCTAAAGGCTCCCAAATAAAGAATTTTAAATAGAGGTTGTTTAGGTTTTTTAACAATCTCAAATTTCAAATCTGAGGCCAATATGAAAATTGATATTATTATATTTGACCTTATTACAAAGACATTTCAAAATAGTTTTTTTGATTTTATAATGCCTGTTTTGTCAGATGCAAAATTCTGGCGCCTGCCGATATTAGTTATGGTTGTTTGTCTTGCTGTATTCGGAAAGAAAAAAGGTTTAAAAACCATCTTGCTTTTAATATTAGCCGTCTCTATAAGCGATTTTATCTGCGGGAGCATACTCCAGCCTTTGATCAGCCGGCCGAGGCCCCTTGGAGGAGTAACCCCATCTTTTCCGTCCTGCCACGCTTCGAACATGTTTGCAGCCGCGGCCGTTATTTATTATAGCTGGCGAAAGTTATGGGTGGGGGTAACCGTTGTTACGGTAGCTCTTCTGGTCGGGTATTCAAGGGTATATACGACCTCTCACTATCCAAGCGACGTATTCTTTGGCATGGTATTCGGCACAACATTTGCGATAGGTATAATACTTCTCTACAACTTGATGCAAAAAAAGAAACAGGAAAAAGAACAACGTAAAGATTAAGAAAAAGATAAAGCTAAAGGAAAGACAAAACAAAAATTAAAAATGCTTAAATACATAAATTCGATATTCGAATTAAATAAGAGAAACACGATAATTTTTATTGCTGTCATTACTCTTTGGCGTATTTACCTTGCCTCGACGCTTCAGCTCCATCAGGATGAAGCGTATTACTGGTTATGGTCAAGATACCCCGCCTTCGGTTATTATGACCACCCGCCCATGATAGCCTATTTTATCTGGCTTACGACGCTTTTTTCAAAGTCGGAATTATTTGTAAGGCTCTCGGGTATCCTTGTCCCTTTGGTTTTAAGCCTGCTTGCCTGGAAACTGTCAAAACAGATATTTAAAAGCGAAAAAACCGCCTCAGGAAGCGTTTTCCTTCTTAATATATATCCGATGACCATGGCCGGTTCATTAGTCATTACACCCGATGTCCCGGCATTTTTGTTCTGGGGTTTAAGCGTTTATTTTACCTGGCAGGCCTTTGAAACGCAAAAAACACACTTTTGGTACCTTACAGGCCTGTGTTTCGGGTTGTCCCTTGTTTCAAAATATACTACGGTTTTGTTGGCTCCATGCCTGTTCCTTCTTTTGATATTTACCGATGAAAGAAAACATTTAAAGACAATACACCCCTATTTAGCAGTTTTTTTAGCTCTGACCGTATTTTCGCCGGTGATCTGGTGGAACATGCAGCACCAATGGATCTCGTTCAAGTTCCAGCTCGGCCACGGTATGGGTGCAAGAGCGGTTTTTTCTTTAAGCAACCTGTTTGAATATATAGGAAGCCAGCTTCTTGTTATTACGCCGTTTGCCTGGCTGGCAGGGATATCGGTTGTTGTTGCGTATTTATTTTCTAAAAATAAAGGGAAACTATTTTTAGCCTTAACATCTCTTCCTGTAATACTGTTCTTCGGTTATGCGGCCATGAAAAAACCCGGGGAGGCTAACTGGCCTGCGCTTGCATATTTCAGCTTTTCTATAGCTCTTTCCGGATACCTCTTAAGCGATGAGGTTATATCCGGGTTTAAAAAAACCGTATGGGCCATTATTCTTTTAACATGTTTATCTGCAACATGCATCGCCACGCTCCATACCCGTTTTACGGTTTTAAACCTTGGAAAGTTCAATAGAGAGTGGCCTAAGACCGACGCTACTAATTTTTTCTACGGCTGGAAGGAGCTTGCAGGTGAAGTAACAAAGTACAACGACGTTTGGTTCATTATAACGCCTTCCCACCAGATAAGCGCCCTGCTTTC
It encodes:
- a CDS encoding HEAT repeat domain-containing protein, with the translated sequence MLRIFLVSLFFAGSSLLFAEDMKTPAPSSTKNVSFDVFVSTNIKKIKGLEKETRKKLLDKDASIRRNTVLGLAVKGKTGYLPALFAMLYDQDIAVQRASVMAITSIGEEKAAKYLIDKFNMTGELNIQNAIITALGELKSTASLPFLGALLKDSYPGFRHESLKSIAMINDPGTYPLIAEMINDESEGIKITAANLSAELNIPDSIPLLLKNLDHSVSIVRTACANALGKLGNEDSIEGLKKLLKDKDEQVKNAAEAAIQSIKERLKAPK
- a CDS encoding phosphatase PAP2 family protein, whose protein sequence is MKIDIIIFDLITKTFQNSFFDFIMPVLSDAKFWRLPILVMVVCLAVFGKKKGLKTILLLILAVSISDFICGSILQPLISRPRPLGGVTPSFPSCHASNMFAAAAVIYYSWRKLWVGVTVVTVALLVGYSRVYTTSHYPSDVFFGMVFGTTFAIGIILLYNLMQKKKQEKEQRKD
- a CDS encoding glycosyltransferase family 39 protein translates to MLKYINSIFELNKRNTIIFIAVITLWRIYLASTLQLHQDEAYYWLWSRYPAFGYYDHPPMIAYFIWLTTLFSKSELFVRLSGILVPLVLSLLAWKLSKQIFKSEKTASGSVFLLNIYPMTMAGSLVITPDVPAFLFWGLSVYFTWQAFETQKTHFWYLTGLCFGLSLVSKYTTVLLAPCLFLLLIFTDERKHLKTIHPYLAVFLALTVFSPVIWWNMQHQWISFKFQLGHGMGARAVFSLSNLFEYIGSQLLVITPFAWLAGISVVVAYLFSKNKGKLFLALTSLPVILFFGYAAMKKPGEANWPALAYFSFSIALSGYLLSDEVISGFKKTVWAIILLTCLSATCIATLHTRFTVLNLGKFNREWPKTDATNFFYGWKELAGEVTKYNDVWFIITPSHQISALLSYYTDEKYFTYIDEKLTRKSQFNIWGFQEKYYGKNGLYVNTDDMTLEPYKELFESCDAPKMLTVYRNGFPIRGYRITYGKNLINKMQLI